The Sporosarcina sp. 6E9 genome segment TAACGCCGTGCTGGATAAATTCAACATCGACATTATACTTAACCTCAATTGTAGGAAAACTTTCACGCCACTCTTCTACTGTTAAATTCTTCCCTTTTTGGCTGCTTTTATAAATACGACCATAACCAAAAGGGTCAGACTCAAGCTTTTGAAGTTTAGCCAAGAGCTTATCAAAATGATCTTCCATGTACTTTTTCACTTCATTTTCTATCAATTTACCGACTTGTGACTTTTTCAATACGATTCCTGCTGACTGCTCTAATAAGCGTAATCTCAGCGTTGTGTCTGTTTGAAAAACTAATTGATCTTCATCCAATACTTTTGTTTTACTATGCCCTTTATCTATTACAAATATCATCTGAACTTCTGTTTCCTGCGGCCTCTTTTCTCGTTCTTCAAGGTGGTCTTTAAACGGAGCAAGCGGTAATGTAACCTCTAAATGGTGTTCTTTTACAGTTCGCTCCATTAAGTTTATGAGCGTTGCTTCATCGCTAGTTAATTCGCCAATCATTTGATCGCCTTTAAATAATGCAAGTTTACTCAGTTTAGGCATGTCTTCTTCTATTTCAAAAATCGGTAGTACATTATCTTGTCCAACATCATAGTAAGTCGTCAAAAAGTCTTGTAACGTCTTTCGAGGAATATTATGATCGTTTGAACGGTTAGCAATCAGTCCATGTAAATACTGTCCAATATCTGTCGCAATATTTTCTTCATCAATCGATAATAATTCTTTTGCAGTCGTATCACTCACGGACAAATACATTAAATCCGGAATTCGTGCATCGCGTGCAGAAGTGTCCAATAGTGGTAAAATTCCTTTTTCCGCTAAATCTCTTCCAATTACTGAGAGTTTTAACTTACCAGGGGCAAGTTTGTATAAAAAGGCATCTCCGGCATTCTCTGTTGCACCTTTAACTGTTTTCGCCTTACCTGATAATATCTTAGTCATCTCTGTTGAGTCTGGGGTAAATTGAAAAGTGACTAAAGTAGTTTCGAGTAAGTCCTCATCCGTGATGTCAAGTCCACGCGCGTTAATAATCCCTATTTTTTCGATTGCTTGGGTTTCCACACAACTTGCAAGTAAAAAACTGGAAAGGGATAGGATTATTATTTTCTTGAAATTTTTCATTTTGTACTTCCTTTAGTTTTCTGACGTCGCTTTTTGAACAAGACGATTGGAAGAAGCAGTAACGGATAGATAAATACAATCCAAAATCCCATCACATTAACGATGTCGCTAACTTTTCGAATTTCGAAATCTCTATTGAGCACTGTACAAACGATTAAAGATAAAATTGAAACGACATATAATGTGGTGTTTTCCGGTATGGCATATAGACGTTTCGCCCCGTGTGTAATCATCCACATTAGAAGCACCATCGTTGGAATGGTAACCATCATCCATTCTGCGATGATGAAATAGTCAAAGCGTTCCATAAATGAAAAAGAGACAGATTTAAATAAAGATAAAACTGGCCAGGTAATCAAATTGAAATCATTTGGGCTAAAATAGCCGAGGGAAATAATCGTTGTACTCAGAACGAGTAAAGCGGAAATCGATATCCCAATATAACTCGGTAGTTTTGCATCTTTTTTGTTGTCAATAAAAGGATAAATCACAAATATAATTTCCAATCCGAGAAAAGTATAAATAGTTGATCGGGCACCTTTTAGCAATTCCGTAAAAGAGGCGTCGAACATTGGAAAAAAGTGCGTGACTTCCATTCGCGAGATTGGATCATATAGCAAGAGGAAAATCCATGGTGACAGCAAACTGAAAATAAAGACAGTGCCAACCACGACACGAATCCCGCCTTGAACACTATAGATAACGAGTAAAAGTAACAATAAGCCCATAATGAAAGTAGTAATCGTTGGAAAGATAAATACTTGAACGATTTCAATATAATTTAGCAATACTGAGAGAAACTCCACCATAAAGAAAAGAAGATAAATAGTACCAAGCAATTTTCCAATCCATCTACCAAAGATATCGACTTGAATGCCGAAAATATCGGCGTTTTCATATTTATTTAAAATGATAAACATCGCCCATGTAACAATGAGCATGTAAGCAAAAGCAATAATGATCGAAACCCAAGCATCTTGATGAGCCACTGCAAAAATATAGCGCGGCACGCCTAAGATACCGACACCAACTTGAATACCGACGATGATAAAGATCAAATAAAAAGCACGTATACTTTGCCCTGGTTTTATCGTCAAATTGACTTTCAATCACATCACCTACTTCTCAATATCACGTTTTTTAACGGCTTCTTCTTTGGAATATCGCGCATGATCTTTTGGACGATACATTGTGGCGCGTTTGCTCTTTTGATCGGGTGGCGAGCGAAAGAACACTTTATTGAAATCTTTCAGTTTTAGTGGATAGAGAGGTGTCAAATAAGGACGCCCGATAGATTTTAGTCTGAGCAGATGAATGATTAATAAACTAATTCCGAACATGATACCGATTAGACCATAGAAGCCCGCTAATACCATCATCGGAAAACGAAGGACTCGAACAGAAGTCCCAATCAAATAGCTGGGTGTCGTAAAAGAGGCGAGTGCACTCATCGCGACAACAATAATTAAAATGTTGCTCGTCAGCCCGGCTGCAACGGCTGCTTGTCCAATAACGATTCCGCCGACAATCCCCATTGTTTGTCCGACCTTTGTCGGAAGTCTGGCACCGGCTTCCCGTAATAACTCAATCATGAGTTCAATCAGTAATGCTTCCAAAATGGGTGGAAATGGAACAGCTGCCCTAGATTGCCCAATGGAAACAATCAATGCCGTTGGAATAAGTTCATAGTGATAGGTAACGACAGCGATATAAAAGGGTGTGAGTATAAGTGCAGCAAATGTTGCAAACATCCGAATAAGTCGAAGCGTAGATGCTGGGATCCATCGCATATAAACATCTTCCATCGATTCGAAAAAACTGAAAAAGTTAGTAGGACCTATGAAACAGTTCGGACTATTTTCAACTAAAACGCCGATTTTACCTTCCTTGATGGTATAGGCAAGACGGGTAGGTAACTCCGTTATATAAAACTGTGGAAATATGGTCTTCGACGAATCTTCAATATATTGCTTTAACGCAGTACTATCTTCT includes the following:
- a CDS encoding spore germination protein, with protein sequence MKTNTLFPLQMNELEVIIKSKFENHSDEDLLFSVYEHKGKKVAVFGITYLIDTNKLESSLLTPLLSHEEAWTSRGIINEIPLGNVTTTNSLKEVFNKIILGEVFIYIEEEKEIVSYSLADEVKRSLEKPETESVVIGPQLAFTESLSTNLNVIRQIIPSTDLVMEKFTVGHSIPREVRLVYMKSVANDADVNTMRQRIQDLDVAEIEDSTALKQYIEDSSKTIFPQFYITELPTRLAYTIKEGKIGVLVENSPNCFIGPTNFFSFFESMEDVYMRWIPASTLRLIRMFATFAALILTPFYIAVVTYHYELIPTALIVSIGQSRAAVPFPPILEALLIELMIELLREAGARLPTKVGQTMGIVGGIVIGQAAVAAGLTSNILIIVVAMSALASFTTPSYLIGTSVRVLRFPMMVLAGFYGLIGIMFGISLLIIHLLRLKSIGRPYLTPLYPLKLKDFNKVFFRSPPDQKSKRATMYRPKDHARYSKEEAVKKRDIEK
- a CDS encoding GerAB/ArcD/ProY family transporter, with the translated sequence MTIKPGQSIRAFYLIFIIVGIQVGVGILGVPRYIFAVAHQDAWVSIIIAFAYMLIVTWAMFIILNKYENADIFGIQVDIFGRWIGKLLGTIYLLFFMVEFLSVLLNYIEIVQVFIFPTITTFIMGLLLLLLVIYSVQGGIRVVVGTVFIFSLLSPWIFLLLYDPISRMEVTHFFPMFDASFTELLKGARSTIYTFLGLEIIFVIYPFIDNKKDAKLPSYIGISISALLVLSTTIISLGYFSPNDFNLITWPVLSLFKSVSFSFMERFDYFIIAEWMMVTIPTMVLLMWMITHGAKRLYAIPENTTLYVVSILSLIVCTVLNRDFEIRKVSDIVNVMGFWIVFIYPLLLLPIVLFKKRRQKTKGSTK
- a CDS encoding Ger(x)C family spore germination protein, which codes for MKNFKKIIILSLSSFLLASCVETQAIEKIGIINARGLDITDEDLLETTLVTFQFTPDSTEMTKILSGKAKTVKGATENAGDAFLYKLAPGKLKLSVIGRDLAEKGILPLLDTSARDARIPDLMYLSVSDTTAKELLSIDEENIATDIGQYLHGLIANRSNDHNIPRKTLQDFLTTYYDVGQDNVLPIFEIEEDMPKLSKLALFKGDQMIGELTSDEATLINLMERTVKEHHLEVTLPLAPFKDHLEEREKRPQETEVQMIFVIDKGHSKTKVLDEDQLVFQTDTTLRLRLLEQSAGIVLKKSQVGKLIENEVKKYMEDHFDKLLAKLQKLESDPFGYGRIYKSSQKGKNLTVEEWRESFPTIEVKYNVDVEFIQHGVID